One Heyndrickxia oleronia genomic window, AATGGAGCCTATACAAATCTCCGCTGTGCAAGAAAAAATCAATGAGTTATCAGGTAAGACAGTCTATATACATTTAGAAACAACTAATGGGGCCTATGCGTCTCATTTTAATGAATCCTTTTTTTCCGCTGGAGCATATATAAGAAATGCCCAAGTAAGTTATGAACATGGGAAGATTATTGGAGATGGTCCTTACCGTGTAGGATTGAAGCTTGCAATCGGCTGGATTTATGCAGAAGGCTTAACCCATTTTGAAGTAGATGACCTAGGACGTTTGCTTCTGGCCGGCCATGGATATGATGGGAAACTTGCAGTTGCACTAGAAATTAGTGAAACACCATTTGAATAAGAGACAAAAAGTTGAAAGGAGTTTTTTTTTATGGAAAAAGAACGTCAAGTTCTAGTTATATTCCCACATCCCGATGATGAAGCCTTTGGTGTATCAGGCACCATTTCCACGCATGTCAATAATGGAACACCAGTTACTTATGCATGCTTAACCCTTGGAGAAATGGGGAGAAATCTTGGGAATCCTCCATTTGCAACAAGAGAGTCATTGCCTAATATTCGAAAAAAGGAACTTCAAAAAGCAGCAGAAGTCATGGGAATTCAAGATTTAAGAATGATGGGTTACAGAGATAAAACAGTTGAATTTGAGGATGATGAAAAACTAACAAAAATGGTAACAGGTCTCATCGAAGAATTAAATCCTTCACTTATTATCACCTTTTACCCAGGTTATTCCGTCCATCCAGATCACGAAGCAACAGGAAGAGCTGTTGTCCGTGCCGTGAGACGTCTACCTGTTGAACAACGACCAAAGCTCCATTGTGTTGCGTTTTCTAATAACCACGAAGAAGAAATCGGTGCTCCGGATGTCATCAATGATGTAAGTGCGGTAACTGATCAAAAAATCGGTGCCATGAAAGCACATATCTCACAAACTGGTTGGATGATTGCTGATCGTGAGGAAAAATTAAAGCAAAAAGATCCCGAAACCCTCGCATGGCTACAATACGAAAGATTTTGGAACTACCAATGGGAAAATGATCAAGTGAAATAATCTATACAGCAGGCTACCCTAAAGGGTGGCTTTTTTGTTTAGGCTCTTTTCTCAAACATTGTTGCTATTTAAGTAAAGTTATAACAATTTAAATATCGACTGAGGATTGCTACACCTATCATTTTACTGAAAAACACTGCAATTTCCAAAAGAACCGCTAGAATCCTTTATTGGGAGTATAAGCTTTGTTTAATAGGGTTAGTTTGGTATATTCTATCTGGCGGACACTTCTTTTATTTCCCCTAAGGCATTTGTCTTTCATCTCATTGATGGAGGGCATCTCTCTTTTTTTCAGATCATTTGTCCATTCCCGCATGATACATTTCTCCCCCTTATTTATGATTATTTGTCTTTCGTTCTAAACCAAAGTGAGTAATCACTCATTTTTTGATTGACACCAGACATAGACTCCCTTTATGATTTAAAGTGAGTAATCACTCATTTTGTAATTAGGGGGTATTTTTAATGGATCCTGTCATTCAGATTAATCAGGTAAGCAAGAGCTTTGGAAAAAAGAATGTCTTATCCAAGATTGATTTATCCATCCATTCCGGGCAAATCTATGGCCTAATCGGCCCTTCAGGCTCTGGGAAGACTACATTAATAAAAATTATTGTTGGCATGGACTCTACATCAACAGGTACTGTTCATGTATTAAATACGACAATGCCTAATCTTAATATTCTACAAAGGATTGGCTATATGGCTCAATCCGATGCACTTTATCCTGAACTAACAGGAGAGGAAAACATGGTTTTCTTTGCTTCTTTGTTTAAATTAAAAAAGGCAGAATTAAAGCAACGAATTGCCTATGCAGCTAGATTAGTAGACCTTACATCTCATCTCTCCAAAAAAGTGGGAGCTTATTCCGGAGGTATGAAACGGAGACTATCTCTTGCTATCGCTTTAGTTCATAACCCTGAAATACTCATTCTGGATGAACCGACAGTTGGAATTGATCCAGAGCTAAGACTCTCGATATGGAATGAGCTAGCCAATTTAAAAAAAGCTGGAAAGACCATTCTCGTCACCACACATGTCATGGACGAGGCGGAAAAATGTGATTGTCTAGCAATGGTTCGAGATGGAGAGATCCTTGCCACTGGCTCACCTTCAGAATTAATGAAGATGTACAAAGTAAATCAAATAGAGGCAGTATTTTTAAAGGGTAGTGTCAAAAGTTCTATGAAAAATCAATTCTAAGGGATGGATTTCTTCACGGAACTTGAGAAGGTGCTGCCGCAGTCGCTCTTGACAAACACGCCAATGGTTTGTGATGTGTTCATTAAGGGCGAAGAGGACAAAAGAAGGCATACCAAATAAACCCTCGGTTTTTCCAATTTTAAACCATTGGCAAGTTCGGTTTGTCAAGAGTACGCTTCGCCGCCTGCTGGTTAAGGGGCTCTGCTAAACAAAAGCTAGGCTGTCTGGTCTTCGATCCAATCCTGGGCTAAACCAATCAGTTTGGTCCATCTGGCAGGCATGTTAGGCAGTTGAAGCAACTCTGGTTGAAGGACCGGGACTTTCCCTTCCAGCGCTGAGTGTGGCCGTAAAAAGTTAAAATAAGCCACAAACAGTGTCACATAGGAGACGGAACCTTGTTCGGATCCAAAACCGTACGTTTGACGATAGTTGCCTTTGAAGGTCCTGTTCAGCCGTTCGATGATCTGTTTCAACGGCCGGTATTCAGCCGATACTGGATCTTCGTTCGTAAGGCCGATGACTTGCTTGATGTCGAATGATATTCCATGTTGGGCGAAGAATTGCTGGGCCAGTAGATAAATCGGATTACCATCAACTACGATGGTCAAGTCCTCCGGGACTTCCTTGAACTTCGTCAAGACTTCATCAATGGCCAGAATCGCTGCTTGTGTATCCCGATTCCGGGATACGGGATAGGCCAGAATGATCTTTTTCACCGCATCGAAGAAGAAGAACAGATAGCGCCAGCGGCCACCCACCCGGATATACGTCTCATCGCCGCAGAACTGGTCGGAAAGCTCATAAGGATAATGGTCCACATACGGCTTGAGAAGCAAGGCCACACTGTTCTCATAATTCAGGATGCTTTGGTGGGAGATATCCACACCATGAACATCCTTCATTAAGGCAGCTGTCTTTCGGGCGGACAGTCCATAATTCACATGGTAAGTCAGGATGAGTCCCAGGGTGTGGGGCGACACATACAGTCTAGATAAATCCACTTTTGGCTTCTTGGGTGACTCCTGGAAAGTGGCTTGTACTCAATGTGAAATTGGCGAAATAGGTATCGCATCTTGAAATCCTGGGGGTTCTTCTTGAATCGTTTTCTATCTTTGGACGAAAGTCCATTTAGGTTCCGCTGGTAGAAGGAACACGCATTATTCTTGCACTTGTAGATATCAAAGTCTTTCCGTTCCTTCACTTTT contains:
- a CDS encoding YojF family protein, which gives rise to MEPIQISAVQEKINELSGKTVYIHLETTNGAYASHFNESFFSAGAYIRNAQVSYEHGKIIGDGPYRVGLKLAIGWIYAEGLTHFEVDDLGRLLLAGHGYDGKLAVALEISETPFE
- the bshB2 gene encoding bacillithiol biosynthesis deacetylase BshB2 encodes the protein MEKERQVLVIFPHPDDEAFGVSGTISTHVNNGTPVTYACLTLGEMGRNLGNPPFATRESLPNIRKKELQKAAEVMGIQDLRMMGYRDKTVEFEDDEKLTKMVTGLIEELNPSLIITFYPGYSVHPDHEATGRAVVRAVRRLPVEQRPKLHCVAFSNNHEEEIGAPDVINDVSAVTDQKIGAMKAHISQTGWMIADREEKLKQKDPETLAWLQYERFWNYQWENDQVK
- a CDS encoding ABC transporter ATP-binding protein, coding for MDPVIQINQVSKSFGKKNVLSKIDLSIHSGQIYGLIGPSGSGKTTLIKIIVGMDSTSTGTVHVLNTTMPNLNILQRIGYMAQSDALYPELTGEENMVFFASLFKLKKAELKQRIAYAARLVDLTSHLSKKVGAYSGGMKRRLSLAIALVHNPEILILDEPTVGIDPELRLSIWNELANLKKAGKTILVTTHVMDEAEKCDCLAMVRDGEILATGSPSELMKMYKVNQIEAVFLKGSVKSSMKNQF